Within the Mastacembelus armatus chromosome 10, fMasArm1.2, whole genome shotgun sequence genome, the region TGTAATTGTTTGTGACTGAAGGTAAAAAAATGGACATAGCAGGTTAGAGGGTGGAACTAAGGGGGTggaaaaaatcaattttaaaaactgaatttctgtattttactagCAGCAATAAATGATtacactgtttttctgttcatgaCGATTCTTACGGTCTTTAAATTAGGATTCCTGGATGTGATGTATGACTTACACCACCTCACCCTCTGCCCATTGAGCTGCGGTGTAGCTGCCCAGCCCTGTCAAGGTATGCCAGAGCTGAGGAAGGGAAATTGATTTTAAGTTACCTGGTTAATCGTTTTCAGATTCTTCcgtcttctctcttcttcttcaacAGTAGATCCCCTCCCCTCCTCGTCCACCCTGCATTCGTCTTTCCCGACTCTCCAGCTACATCTAGAATTGATTTGGAGCTAGCTGTCCTCCTATGCACTGCCACCATCAGCAGTGGTCTTGTTCCCTCCACTGATCAGTCAGAAGTAAGAGGTGATTGTCAGTGGGCAGCCACATCACAGTAACAATGTGATGAATCGGTCTGTAAATTCCCACTGCAACAAGTGTGACAAgcactgccaaaaaaaaaaaaaaaatgtgttttttcaatCCAAAACATGCAATTTGTGGTGAGAATCACCAAAAATATGTCAGTCACAAGCGCATAAAAGCCTTGTTTAGTCCCTCAGGCCAAGAAAGAATCCAGGAAACAACCATTTCTTAACCCTGAAGTGTCACTGCTGGGAGGATTTGCTTTTCAGGACTCTGATATCCTTTGTCTTCAGAGGTGCTCTGAGACTAACCATATTGCCCAACTATGGTGAAGGCTGGTAATTGACTTTTATCTGCACATAACAAAATATCAGTGCTGCAGTAGTCAGCAGTAGTTACTGCAGATTGTTAATAGCACATCGCTGTCAGAATATACTGTAACTTTAGTTTTGAACAGTAGCTTTTGTATATAGGATGCTATCCCCAAACCACAGGAAAATATCTTGTCAGTTTTTGAGAATTCTCGCAGATATCTTATTAGAAGTTAGATTTTACACAACGTGAAACACACATGATGAAACACTATCTTCAAAAATACACCACTATCTGAAGTAATAGTATGTATATCTCATCTTTTGTTCATCAGTGAAAAAGGGTTAgaggtttttttcttgtaatttcCAAGATTGTGCATATCTTATTGTTTTGCTCATTTCAAGACTTTACTTACTTTCACCTAAAGGTCTAATGTAGAATAAGTTACAGGATAGTGTTTACTGACCAGCACCAGTGTTGCAATTACACAAAGcataattttgcttttttcttgtGAATTACTGCAGTTTTCGGTGTTTCAAGCAAGGATGCCATTTTTTATGGTTGAACACATAGTGCATACAGTATACAGTCGATTATGGGGTAAGttactcttttgttttctggagTCACAAGTCATAAAGCTTGGGAACCACTGCTGTAAGACATTTATGTTCTAAAAGAACAAGCACTATGAAGCCAAGGATCAGACCTATAGTGTAAAAGTAAACATATGACCTTGCAGTTATATTTTGGTGGAGGTGAGACTTGGTAGGAGATGGAGCGCTGTAGCAAGGATCCTTTAATAGGCTACACTTTAGGCAAAGGAAGAGACAGAATCTGTAAAGTATAAAAGTCATGTGGCTCACTAACAGCCGATATTCATTATTCCCATCTTTGACTCCTCTCATGTGGGTTTGTGTTTCGTTCCCGTCTGTGTTTTCTGGATGGCAACACGGCCCTGTGCTTTCTTCCTGTCTAATTAAAGAGAAATGTGATGTCGAGTGTCCTCTCTATGACCTTGCACCGTGGCAGTTTTACTGCAAACACTACATCTGTGCCTCATAAACTTTGTTCCTCTTTCTCTGAAAATTTCTACTGACCTTCAGATTTTCAAAACGCTTGGGAAAAATAATAGTATATGATAAAAGATTTGGAAAACAATTTATTTAGAAGAATTTGGGGACCAGTGTTGAGGATTGTTTTTGCCAGTCTTTGAAATGGGATACACAGCGGACTCAAAGACAACAGAAGGTTTGAGGTGAGATgcaattatgaaaaaaaaaaaaaaaaaaatggcgtGAGTCAGCCAGCCTCATTACTTCATGTTGTAAACAACTTCTGATCATCCtccaaactgctgctgcacaagTCACTACTTCTGTTTCTCCACTGTCACTGTCCTGTCTGATGATCAGCCCCATACTCACTTAGGATCTGAGTCATACACTCACTTATCTGCCTTGAGTGTAAAGCAGAGTCATCCAGCCTCAagcattttagaaaaataattacCCAAAGTTCAGGATTGAATATGTCTGAAAGATGCTCTTATCTTGCACCTGTTATATTTTTCTCACAATTTCCCAAGTCAGTCGTTTCCCCACTAATAGTTATGGAGGTGTCAGTTACTCTTTAAAGACATATTTGAATGGTGCTTGTAAAGGCTTTTATGCTGGAGCTCCACACTGaaacagtggtggaagaagctCAAGGATACTGCAGTGCTGCTCTGGACCTTGGCTTGTGCTGCCTGTTTGCTCGACTGCTGGCTGCTCTTCTTCCATTCAGGGTCATTTTTTCCCCCCCCAGAAATCAGGGATTATTGCAAACtagaatagatggatggaatCAATCAGCCATGGTTttacttttctcttcttctacATAACCGCCCCGTTTCACCTCCACCCTAACACCCTTTTCTCcgtctccctctccctctttctgtctcccccACCCCCTCTCAGGGCTGCAGACTGAGGAGATGCATAAATTCAGACGCATTAGTATTCCAGTCAGGTTCTCTATTTCATGGCAAGGCCTAGCACCCTTccgcctctcctctcctctcctctcctctccctccttcactctcactctccagttctattttttaatcatttcagcAGCGCTGCATCTATAGGCCTACTTATTTCCAAACATCTCTAAATTATTTTTAggcattatgtttttttttttttagaatataGCCATATTTTGCCCTTGCATGGCGAATTATACGCAGCTGTAGTCTTTGAAATGAGATTCATCTGCttctgattgtgtgtgtctgagagtgtgtgcgtctgagtgtgtgtgtcattgtgtttagCTGTCAGGCCCAGCGGCCCAGGCGATAAATCACGCATGTCTGATTGAGGAGGGCAGAGGGCCCGGACAATAACATTTCAGTGGAACTGTTGGAGAAAGTGTCTCAGTTTGCTGTGATCCATAGAGCCTGCAGACCAGCAGCCAAGGTCCTGTTGAACCACTGgatattttacagctgttagtgAAAAAGTTGCTTTTTGACATGACAATAGAGCCGAGTGGAAGTTAGGTTTTACTAGTTGTTTGGTTGCACTTGTGTTTATAAACATGTAAATGGACAACTGTTCTTTTAAGCTAGTCAAGATTAGGTTCTACAAAATTTTACATTCCAGTTATAACTGTcactttaataataattataataataataatgataataataatattaataataatgatgataataataatacatttgcaTCATTTGTCTTCTAAATCATCCTTCATTTATCAGAAGTTGGATTCTGTTTTGGGACAGTGAGCAGTTGTACCAAGAAATTGTTTATTACAACATACATAGTTTATTTCAAAACATAATACAAGctttatactgaaaataaataattacttgaGCTGTCATCGAAATTTGGAATAAAACCGCCGAAACAGTTCGATCTTACTGAAAAtattgtttgtctgtctgtttgttttttacattgCTAATTAAGTGCATGGATAACTAAGatcatttgtttaaattaatgACTTCAAAAGGGTAATATATAAAACTGTACAATATTCGAAAAAATACTTaagaaataaaccaaataacAGGAGTATTTAAGATTATAAAATTTTTGATACTGAACGTACAATAAAATTATAGGCAGGTGTGTAGCGTCAGTCAACCCCTTCTTTCTATTCTCGGCTCTGTTTCAGAGTCCACACAGTTTATATGGTCGAAGATGATTGAACTCAAATAAATGGGTTTATAAATAGCAGGAACTGATGTGTGGCTTTCAGAAGCTACAGGCCATAAGGGAGGAAGATAATGGAAAAACCCCTCCAAGTGCTATCATGTTGGTAGCAATGCCTCTACGAATGAAATGAGGGCCTATGTTTGCATATGCAAAAATAATTACAGATCTGCTACGTTACAAAATAATGAGTGTAAATACGCTGAGAACTTAAGCATCGTAGAAGCCCGAGGGAAGCGTGAGGTGGACTGTAAAACGGCCCCTGATGCTGCAACAAATCAATTAAGAAAAGtgatattattatttgtttcagCCAACTGATCACACAACGGGAGCAGGAGTGTGCGGAGGAAAAgcccaaacaaaacaaaacacagcagcagtccCACCCTATCGTTATTATCGAGGAGATGAGAAATGGTGACACAAAACCAAAGGCGCTGGCGGGTTATTAGgcacattttgtatttatatcCGTAATGTAGAAAATAATTTGGCGGGCTCCGAAAAGTGAAATGTGACGTTTGATATGCCGCTATAGAATAATGCCCTCATGACAGTTAGAAAATGACGAAGGCTGAACAGGTATCTCTGTTATTGTTTCAGTGCTGGAGTCTGTACCGGGGCAGGCAGGGCGGCTGGAAGGTGCCACCGCGCGCCCCTGCGCTCGGGAGTTTGTGCCGGGGGATTCCGCCCGGTGCTTCGGTCAGAGATCGTGGCACGAGGAGGCGTCTCCTGCGCTCCCGCTGTGAGAATAGGGTCCCTCGTGTGGCGGCGGCTCTCCCGGCGGCGTCATGCgcttctccttctgtctccGGTTGCAGAACCACACGCGCAccacctccttctccagctgcagCGTGTCCGCCAGCGAAGAGATCTCCTGCGCGGAGGGTTTGGGACACTTGAGAAAGTGCGTCTCCAGTACCCCCTTCACGCTGACCTCGATGGAcgtcctcttcttcctcttcctcccctgaGCTGCTATCTTGTCTATACTGCTAGAGCTGCCTGTGGACGAGTCTGCCTCCTCCAGCCACTTGTTCAGCAGCGGCTTTAGTTTGcacatgtttttaaagctcAGCTGCAGAGCCTCGAACCTGCAGATGGTGGTTTGGGAAAAGACGTTACCGTACAGCGTGCCCAGAGCCAAACCCACGTCCGCCTGCGTAAAGCCCAGCTTGATCCTCCGCTGCTTGAACTGCTTGGCAAAGTGCTCCAGCTCGTCCGAAGTCGGTGTCTCCTCGTCGGAGTGGTCGTGGCAGTGGTGCCCTCCGAGGTCGCTGTGCTCTGGGCTGAGTGTGTCCCTGAGGCCCGGGTGCATGCCTTGGCCCTGTGGGTTGGGTGGAGGCGTGAGGCCACCGTGGTCCAGCATGCCGTTGACAGTGAAGCCCGTCTGGGAGTAGATGTTGATCTGCTGCCCACTGGTGATGGAGGAGTTGTGGGACACCGGAGTTCCCCACGCTCCCGGGTGGTTGCCATGGTTGTTGTGATGAGGGGAGTGATGCGCTACGTGCGGGGAGCGGTGATGGATGATGCCGAGTTGCAGGTCCTCTCGGCCTGGTTTGACGTCCTGTTGCTCCATGGAGGCCGACCAGGGGCTGCCCTCCGACAGGCTGCTCGCCCACTGGTGCCCGAGGGGGTGTCCGTTGCTCTGGACGCTCTGCAGGTAATCACTCTGGAGGAGTTTCTGGTGTCCTCTGTAGGGGCTAGCAGGCTGCATGGCCTGGCTGTCCGGATGGATCATGGGACTGGAGCTGAGCAGGGTGTAGGGGCTGGAGGCAGCTGTGGCCATGCTGGCTGCTGAACCCCACTAGTGTTACTGAAGGGAGGCAGCAGCTCAGCCTCTgacatctccctctctctggaGTCTCGGGAGCAGCCTGGCACTGATTGACAGCTTCCACCACCACTCACAGAGCGACGCAGACTCAGTAACGACGCGTTTCCACCAATGACGACGCAGGCACCAAAACCTCCGCCTCTGGAATCAGAGCTGCGGGTGGGAAAGGGTTATACTAGTCGAACCGGAAGTGAGACGGAGTGCTGGTCCATTGGGTCTGGCTGTGGAACGACGTGCGCATGAAGCTCAGTTCCTGTTTATTAATTAAAGTTTCTAACTGATTTACGCACAAGTTTATTGCTGCTCCTGTCACCCTTGAGCGCGTGTGAAGGAGGAGATTAAAGCGCAATGGCATTTGTTAGACGTGCCAGTACTTAATTTGGAAGGATACAATCAAACCAAGTGCAGTTTTCTCTGCCAATTATTAACTTTTAGAGAATACTTGCTCAGGTGTTTATACAATGACACGTCTCAAGATAGTGTTTACCCAAAAGTGTTTTACGCACGGGTCATTATCCATATCCACTTTGATCAGACATAAATATCGAATGTCATTGGCCTATAATTGCAATTAAGTCTTTTAAGTTATATTTCCTATTGGACACATACGTTTTTACTGCTACTATACGGAATCATGTTCATCGGACATGTTCATAATAAAAaggtcatctttttttttacgTTTCCAAAGGAGTAAATGTGTCCCACCATGCTACACATTCCTGCGCCCACCCTGTAAGAGTCTCGCCAGGTCCCTTCAGACTTAAAGATCTATCTGTATGTCTGAGAGCAAACTGATTATATTTGCCATTAGTAGACTGTGTCCCAGTCTCTTTATTGGTTTGAAATTCCATTAAATATATTGCTGGAGCTCCCAGGTTAAGCTTGATTTAAATTTGCatacattttcatacatttagGAGAAATAAAAGAAGGCTGCAAGCCACCAGAAAGTCATTAAAGAGCGCTGAGCCGAGGAGCTAGCTGGCTgtggagacagagacacaggcagagaggaggCCGGAGCAGGTGAGCTGACCGCGGGCTGGATGTGTGGACAGGGCCGCTGGAGGAGGGCTAGACAGGGCCTCTGTAACAGGAGGAATGACAGAGTAAAGGAAGGGTGATGACAGGACGGGCTGATCTGCAGGGCGGTCTATAATCTTCTCAGTGGAAGGGAAGTAATTTGTcatatttatatgtttgttgttttctttttattctaaTTCCAGTGTGGTGGGGTTTGCACATTTTTCATCCAGTTTCCTCTTCGAAACTTGATTGTAAGTGACTGAAAATTGAATGCGTGTGCGGTTCCAGTGGCCTAGTTTGCGGAACCGGACTGCTTCTTTTGAGTCGCTATAGAAATAtaagaaatgaaagaattaGCAGAATTATATGCAGAGAAATGCTGCCT harbors:
- the LOC113144408 gene encoding POU domain, class 3, transcription factor 4; translation: MATAASSPYTLLSSSPMIHPDSQAMQPASPYRGHQKLLQSDYLQSVQSNGHPLGHQWASSLSEGSPWSASMEQQDVKPGREDLQLGIIHHRSPHVAHHSPHHNNHGNHPGAWGTPVSHNSSITSGQQINIYSQTGFTVNGMLDHGGLTPPPNPQGQGMHPGLRDTLSPEHSDLGGHHCHDHSDEETPTSDELEHFAKQFKQRRIKLGFTQADVGLALGTLYGNVFSQTTICRFEALQLSFKNMCKLKPLLNKWLEEADSSTGSSSSIDKIAAQGRKRKKRTSIEVSVKGVLETHFLKCPKPSAQEISSLADTLQLEKEVVRVWFCNRRQKEKRMTPPGEPPPHEGPYSHSGSAGDASSCHDL